A genome region from Arachis duranensis cultivar V14167 chromosome 8, aradu.V14167.gnm2.J7QH, whole genome shotgun sequence includes the following:
- the LOC107460575 gene encoding stearoyl-[acyl-carrier-protein] 9-desaturase 6, chloroplastic-like has translation MILLGWFLPIPEEEMAMQLQTRMMFTPKRASLAHAWSPSGIHISMLHAHARSSSSSTTLPPEKIEIFKSLEGWASQCILPLVKPVEKSWQPHDLLPDSSLSLDEFIYQVKALRDRTAELPDDYLVVLVGDMITEEALPSYQTWFNQLDGVGDKLGSSPNPWAVWSRAWTSEENRHGDLLKTYLYLSGRVDMFMIEKTIHYLIGAGVDVKTENNPYMGFVYTSFQERATFISHGNTARLATKSGDHVLARICGTIAADEKRHENVYSKIVEKLLEVDPTGTMIAISEMMRKKITMPAYLMHDGRDPHLFDHFSAVAQRLGVYTAADYADILEYLIGRWRLGELQGLTPEGKHAQDFVCGLAPRIRRLQERADKQVCKMKSRSVKFSWIFSREVPII, from the exons ATGATTCTCTTGGGTTGGTTTCTCCCAATTCCAGAAGAAGAAATGGCAATGCAATTGCAAACAAGGATGATGTTCACACCCAAGAGGGCATCACTTGCGCATGCATGGTCCCCAAGTGGCATCCATATCTCCATGTTACATGCACATGCacgctcatcatcatcatcaacaacattACCACCGGAGAAGATTGAAATTTTCAAGTCACTTGAGGGTTGGGCTTCACAGTGCATCTTGCCTCTTGTCAAGCCCGTCGAGAAAAGCTGGCAGCCCCATGATTTGTTACCGGACTCATCCCTTTCTTTAGATGAGTTCATTTATCAG GTGAAGGCTCTAAGAGATAGGACAGCTGAGCTTCCAGATGATTACTTGGTGGTGTTGGTGGGTGACATGATCACGGAGGAAGCACTGCCAAGCTACCAGACATGGTTCAACCAGCTTGATGGTGTTGGAGACAAGTTAGGCTCGTCCCCGAATCCATGGGCTGTGTGGTCTCGGGCTTGGACCTCCGAGGAGAATAGGCATGGGGACTTGCTCAAAACTTATCTCTATCTTTCTGGGAGGGTTGATATGTTCATGATTGAGAAGACTATCCATTATTTGATTGGAGCTGGCGTG GATGTGAAAACTGAAAACAACCCATATATGGGGTTTGTGTACACATCATTTCAAGAACGAGCCACGTTCATCTCACACGGCAACACAGCTCGGCTTGCAACAAAGAGCGGTGATCATGTGCTTGCGCGTATATGCGGCACCATTGCTGCGGACGAGAAGCGCCATGAGAATGTGTACTCCAAGATTGTGGAGAAGCTTCTAGAAGTGGACCCCACAGGGACAATGATAGCCATCTCAGAAATGATGCGCAAAAAAATCACAATGCCAGCATATTTGATGCATGATGGCAGGGACCCACACCTCTTTGATCACTTCTCTGCTGTGGCACAGCGTCTTGGTGTATACACAGCCGCTGATTATGCTGACATTTTGGAGTATTTGATCGGACGGTGGAGATTGGGAGAGTTACAGGGTTTGACACCTGAGGGAAAACATGCACAGGATTTTGTGTGTGGATTAGCACCCAGGATTAGAAGGTTGCAAGAACGCGCTGATAAACAAGTATGTAAGATGAAGTCACGTAGTGTCAAGTTTAGTTGGATTTTTAGTAGAGAGGTGCCcataatataa
- the LOC107460579 gene encoding stearoyl-[acyl-carrier-protein] 9-desaturase 6, chloroplastic: MFTPKRVSPACNNNDSHHRQSKISKLCSPPHAISLRQAYAPTLLPNAPSSTPKTPKTTHSMAPEKIEVFKSLEGWASQCILPLVKPVDQSWQPHDLLPDSSLPVDDFNNQVRALRERTAELPEDYLVVLVGDMITEDALPTYQTWINQLDGVGDKTGSCTSPWAVWSRAWTAEENRHGDLLKTYLYLSGRVDMLMIERTIHHLIAAGMDWKTDNNPYMGFVYTSFQERATFISHGNTARLAKENGDPVLARICGTIAADEKRHENAYQRIVEKLLEVDPSVTMLAISNMLRKNITMPAHLMHDGRDPHLFDHFSAVAQRLGVYTAADYADILEFLIQRWELEKIQGLTSEGRRAQDFVCGLSPRIRRLQERVDKRARKMEPQGVKFSWIFNKEVPLLV; the protein is encoded by the exons ATGTTCACGCCCAAGAGGGTATCACCTGCATGCAACAATAACGATTCCCATCACAGACAGTCCAAAATATCCAAACTCTGTTCTCCACCACATGCAATCTCACTAAGACAGGCATATGCACCTACACTACTTCCAAATGCACCTTCTTCAACCCCCAAAACCCCTAAGACGACACACTCAATGGCACCAGAGAAGATTGAAGTTTTCAAGTCACTTGAGGGTTGGGCTTCACAGTGCATCTTGCCTCTTGTCAAGCCCGTCGACCAAAGCTGGCAGCCCCATGATTTGTTACCAGACTCGTCCCTTCCGGTGGACGACTTCAATAATCAG GTGAGGGCCCTAAGAGAGCGGACTGCTGAGCTTCCAGAAGATTATTTAGTGGTTTTGGTGGGTGACATGATCACTGAGGATGCTTTGCCCACCTATCAAACATGGATCAACCAGCTCGATGGCGTTGGGGACAAGACGGGCTCGTGCACAAGCCCATGGGCAGTGTGGTCTCGGGCTTGGACCGCGGAGGAGAACAGGCATGGAGACTTGCTCAAAACCTATCTGTACCTTTCGGGTCGAGTTGATATGCTTATGATTGAGAGGACCATCCATCACTTGATTGCGGCTGGCATG GATTGGAAAACTGACAACAATCCGTACATGGGATTTGTGTACACATCATTTCAAGAACGAGCCACTTTCATTTCACATGGCAACACGGCTCGACTTGCCAAAGAGAACGGCGATCCAGTGCTTGCACGAATATGCGGCACCATTGCTGCAGACGAAAAGCGCCATGAGAATGCATACCAAAGGATTGTCGAGAAGCTTCTAGAAGTGGACCCCAGTGTGACAATGCTGGCAATATCAAATATGTTGCGTAAAAATATCACAATGCCAGCACACTTGATGCACGATGGGAGGGATCCACACCTCTTTGATCACTTCTCTGCAGTGGCACAACGACTTGGTGTATACACAGCCGCTGATTATGCTGACATTTTGGAGTTCTTGATCCAACGGTGGGAATTAGAGAAGATACAGGGATTAACGAGTGAGGGAAGGCGTGCACAGGATTTTGTGTGTGGCCTTTCACCTAGAATTAGAAGGTTACAAGAACGCGTAGATAAAAGAGCACGTAAAATGGAGCCACAGGGTGTCAAATTTAGTTGGATCTTCAATAAAGAGGTGCCCTTGCtggtataa